In a genomic window of Bradyrhizobium ontarionense:
- a CDS encoding M20/M25/M40 family metallo-hydrolase, which yields MTVDADAATDRLMRFLAVEGVSGQEKAIGREIAAALRDGGVPAKAIRLDDANSRIPLPTETGNLIVDLPGRGTMHNQPRIMFMTHMDTVPLCAGAQPKISGRKIVNAAKTALGGDNRCGCGILVTLAAELIREKLDHPPITLLFCVREETGLWGARHVKTDDLGAPVMAFNFDGSSASGVTIGAVGADRWQVEILGRASHAGVAPERGISATMILALALADVKAGGWFGKVVKGKGKDAKLGTSNVGPVTGGEGRPAGDATNVVTDYIHVRGESRSHDAKFVREITKAYKAAFEKAAKQVTNSDGKAGRIKFKAETDYHPFRMKESLPVVKRAVAAVSDVGGAPTIRASNGGLDANWMVRHGVPTVTFGTGQNEPHTIDEWINRDEYERACALALRLATMR from the coding sequence ATGACTGTCGACGCTGATGCCGCCACCGACCGCCTCATGCGTTTCCTCGCGGTCGAGGGCGTCAGCGGACAGGAGAAAGCGATCGGGCGCGAGATCGCGGCGGCGCTGAGGGACGGCGGCGTGCCGGCCAAGGCGATCCGCCTCGACGACGCCAACAGCCGCATCCCGCTGCCGACCGAAACCGGCAACCTCATCGTCGACCTGCCCGGCCGCGGCACGATGCACAACCAGCCGCGGATCATGTTCATGACCCACATGGACACGGTGCCGCTGTGCGCCGGCGCGCAGCCGAAGATCTCGGGCCGCAAGATCGTCAACGCCGCGAAGACCGCGCTCGGCGGCGATAACCGCTGCGGCTGCGGCATTCTCGTGACACTCGCGGCCGAGCTGATCCGCGAGAAGCTCGATCATCCGCCGATCACGCTCTTGTTCTGCGTGCGCGAGGAGACCGGGCTGTGGGGCGCGCGGCACGTCAAGACCGACGACCTCGGCGCACCAGTCATGGCCTTCAACTTCGACGGCAGCTCCGCCTCCGGCGTCACCATCGGCGCGGTCGGCGCCGATCGCTGGCAGGTCGAGATCCTCGGCCGCGCCTCGCATGCCGGCGTCGCGCCGGAGCGCGGCATCAGCGCGACCATGATCCTGGCGCTCGCGCTCGCCGACGTGAAGGCCGGCGGCTGGTTCGGCAAGGTGGTGAAGGGCAAGGGCAAGGACGCCAAACTCGGCACCAGCAATGTCGGCCCCGTCACCGGCGGCGAGGGCCGCCCCGCAGGCGACGCCACCAATGTCGTCACCGACTACATCCACGTGCGCGGCGAGAGCCGTAGCCACGATGCAAAATTCGTCAGGGAGATCACGAAGGCATACAAGGCGGCGTTCGAGAAGGCCGCCAAGCAGGTCACCAACAGCGACGGCAAGGCGGGCCGCATCAAGTTCAAGGCCGAGACCGACTACCATCCGTTCCGCATGAAGGAGAGCCTGCCCGTGGTCAAGCGCGCGGTCGCGGCGGTGTCCGATGTCGGCGGAGCCCCGACCATCCGCGCCAGCAATGGCGGGCTGGATGCGAACTGGATGGTCCGCCACGGTGTACCGACCGTGACCTTCGGAACGGGTCAGAACGAGCCCCACACGATCGACGAATGGATCAATCGCGACGAGTACGAGCGCGCCTGCGCGCTGGCGCTGCGGCTCGCGACGATGCGGTGA
- a CDS encoding cytochrome b, whose protein sequence is MQLFNSTRNYGAIPQALHWLTVVLVAAAWALGVFGDALPKGAPRESGLFIHVTAGIAILALLVVRLAWRLADPSPPPEATEFATWMGKWQDPAARFAHYALYALLFAVPVVGIVLQFARGDALPLFGIAEIASPWPKDRAFAHNVKEVHEILAHALVIVAAMHAAAALIHHWIFRDRTLLRMLPHSDN, encoded by the coding sequence ATGCAGCTCTTCAACTCGACGAGGAACTACGGCGCGATCCCGCAGGCGCTGCATTGGCTGACGGTCGTTCTCGTGGCCGCCGCCTGGGCGCTTGGTGTGTTCGGCGACGCGCTGCCCAAGGGCGCACCGCGTGAGTCCGGCCTGTTCATCCACGTGACGGCTGGGATCGCGATCCTCGCGCTTCTGGTGGTGCGCCTGGCATGGCGGCTGGCCGATCCATCTCCGCCGCCCGAGGCGACCGAATTCGCCACATGGATGGGAAAGTGGCAGGATCCGGCCGCGCGTTTCGCGCACTACGCCCTCTATGCGCTGCTCTTTGCCGTGCCCGTCGTGGGAATCGTGCTGCAGTTTGCGCGCGGTGATGCCTTGCCGCTGTTTGGCATCGCCGAGATCGCGTCGCCTTGGCCCAAGGACCGCGCGTTTGCTCACAACGTCAAGGAAGTGCATGAAATTCTCGCCCACGCCCTCGTCATCGTAGCCGCAATGCATGCGGCTGCCGCGCTGATTCATCACTGGATCTTCCGGGACCGGACGCTGCTTCGCATGTTGCCTCACTCGGACAATTAG
- a CDS encoding GNAT family N-acetyltransferase has product MALKQGESLAHDIGDNCVTLQVADKRDLPGFKRELQEAFSAAVIDAVGSVPDQSIPSGDDVEESFSAPGAATYHVLLDGIRVGGAVLTIDPVSHRNSLDLFYISIRQHGRGVGQRAWQAIEARYPETKVWQTFTPYFEKRNIHFYVNKCGFKIVEYYNAHNPLPHRPAPEGMPDDGDFFRFEKIMRDER; this is encoded by the coding sequence ATGGCCTTGAAGCAAGGAGAGTCCTTGGCGCACGACATCGGAGACAATTGCGTGACCCTCCAGGTCGCGGACAAGCGGGATCTGCCGGGCTTCAAGAGGGAATTGCAGGAGGCATTTTCGGCCGCCGTGATCGACGCGGTCGGCTCGGTCCCGGACCAATCGATCCCCTCCGGCGACGATGTCGAGGAGTCATTCAGCGCGCCGGGCGCCGCGACCTATCATGTCCTCCTGGACGGGATACGCGTCGGCGGAGCCGTCCTGACCATTGATCCGGTCTCGCATCGCAACTCGCTCGATCTGTTCTACATCTCGATCAGGCAGCATGGCCGCGGCGTCGGGCAACGGGCCTGGCAGGCGATCGAAGCGCGATATCCCGAAACGAAGGTCTGGCAAACCTTCACGCCGTATTTCGAGAAGCGCAACATTCACTTCTACGTCAACAAATGCGGCTTCAAGATCGTCGAATACTACAACGCCCACAACCCGCTTCCGCACCGGCCTGCGCCGGAGGGCATGCCCGACGACGGCGATTTCTTCCGGTTCGAGAAGATCATGCGGGACGAGCGTTGA
- a CDS encoding VIT1/CCC1 transporter family protein yields the protein MSRLRAHPENHLVARIGWLRAAVLGANDGIISTASLIVGVAAAAATRNDVLIAGVAGLVAGAMSMAAGEYVSVSSQSDTEQADLARERKELSDNPAFERDELADIYVKRGVDQSLARQVAEQLMAKDALTAHARDELGISEITAARPIQAALTSAVMFSVGAAMPLLMVVVSPANALVPIVSAASLAFLAVLGAIGAKAGGANIPRATVRVTFWGAFALGLTAGIGKLFGAVV from the coding sequence ATGAGCCGCCTTCGCGCCCATCCCGAAAACCATCTGGTGGCGAGAATCGGATGGCTAAGGGCGGCCGTTCTCGGCGCCAATGACGGAATCATTTCGACTGCGAGCCTGATCGTCGGTGTTGCTGCGGCCGCCGCGACACGAAACGACGTCCTGATCGCGGGCGTCGCGGGATTGGTCGCCGGAGCGATGTCGATGGCCGCCGGTGAATATGTCTCGGTCAGCTCTCAGTCGGATACCGAGCAGGCCGACCTTGCACGCGAACGCAAGGAGCTGAGCGACAACCCCGCATTTGAGCGCGACGAGCTTGCCGATATCTACGTCAAGCGAGGTGTCGATCAATCCCTTGCGCGACAGGTGGCCGAGCAGTTGATGGCGAAAGACGCGTTGACGGCTCATGCGCGCGACGAATTGGGAATCTCGGAGATCACGGCAGCGCGGCCGATCCAGGCTGCCCTGACCTCGGCCGTGATGTTTTCAGTGGGGGCCGCCATGCCCTTGCTGATGGTCGTCGTGTCACCTGCCAACGCGCTGGTCCCGATCGTTTCCGCGGCTTCGCTCGCCTTTCTTGCGGTGCTGGGGGCGATCGGCGCAAAGGCAGGCGGGGCGAACATTCCGCGCGCCACCGTTCGCGTCACATTTTGGGGAGCCTTCGCCCTCGGCCTCACCGCGGGCATCGGAAAGTTGTTTGGGGCGGTCGTTTGA
- a CDS encoding SDR family oxidoreductase: protein MSLQDKSVVVTGGSRGLGLGLVEALVHHGARVTVVARGTEALNAVAARLGVATVAADVTDEAAAQRIVGDIRPDILVLNAGTTPRMGRLDQLSWTDFSAAWETDVKAGLYWIQAALKLPLKPGSRVLVGSSGAAVTGSQMSGGYGGAKRMLWFMAKYANGVSQETRLGIRFQAIVPRMMILGTGVGDTAAGAYAGSIGITPEAFVARFGAPMPPRAFGDRVVAVLEDPRFADGVVFGLNGDDGVTVMEGAAA from the coding sequence ATGAGCCTGCAAGACAAGAGTGTCGTCGTCACCGGCGGAAGCCGCGGTCTCGGCCTGGGACTGGTGGAGGCCCTGGTCCATCACGGCGCGAGGGTGACCGTGGTCGCGCGCGGAACCGAGGCGCTGAACGCCGTCGCCGCCCGTCTGGGCGTGGCCACGGTTGCGGCCGATGTCACCGACGAGGCCGCCGCGCAGCGCATCGTCGGGGACATCCGCCCGGACATCCTTGTGCTGAATGCCGGCACGACGCCGCGGATGGGCCGGCTGGATCAGCTGAGCTGGACGGACTTTTCCGCGGCCTGGGAGACGGACGTCAAGGCCGGCTTGTATTGGATCCAGGCGGCGCTCAAGCTCCCGCTCAAGCCGGGAAGCCGCGTCCTGGTCGGATCGAGCGGCGCGGCGGTGACGGGCTCACAGATGTCTGGCGGCTACGGGGGCGCCAAACGCATGCTCTGGTTCATGGCGAAATACGCCAATGGCGTGTCGCAGGAGACCAGGCTCGGCATCCGCTTCCAGGCGATCGTGCCGCGCATGATGATCCTCGGCACGGGAGTGGGGGATACGGCCGCGGGCGCTTATGCCGGGTCCATAGGCATCACGCCGGAAGCGTTCGTCGCCCGCTTCGGCGCGCCGATGCCGCCACGGGCGTTCGGCGATCGCGTGGTCGCGGTGCTGGAGGACCCGCGTTTCGCCGACGGCGTCGTGTTCGGTCTCAACGGCGACGATGGCGTGACGGTGATGGAAGGAGCGGCGGCTTGA
- a CDS encoding cation:dicarboxylate symporter family transporter, giving the protein MSVAVASASAPARKALWKNLGVQVVIAMILGTLVGLLFPSFAAQLKILGDIFLRLIKTAVAPLVFLCVVVGVVSAGDFKRIGKVGLVAMLYFEIVSSIALGFGLVAGNLLGIGQGMSATTAASGVKPPSAAGAPHSTLEFILNIFPDNFIGAFARGELLQVLVIALIFGAALLHLKESKRLPIERGLNAISDAFFEFIHLIMWVAPIGTFGAVAFAVGSSGTAVLLSLIYLVLSFYAVVIAFIVVVLGGICAMFRINLFSFLAFIKDEIFIVLGTASSESVLPRLLEKLPTYGCSKQSVGLVLPTGYAFNLDGTSIYMSMGILFLAHAYNVPLDFSQQLGILAIMLLTSKGAATVSGGSFVVFAATVAATGVLPLEGLAVLFGVYRFMSIAIATTNVIGNSIATIVTAKICGEFDESVLARTVREEMA; this is encoded by the coding sequence ATGTCTGTTGCTGTCGCGTCGGCTTCGGCGCCGGCGAGAAAGGCGCTGTGGAAGAATCTCGGCGTCCAGGTCGTCATCGCCATGATCCTCGGCACGCTGGTCGGATTGCTGTTTCCATCCTTTGCCGCCCAGCTCAAGATCCTCGGCGACATCTTCCTGCGGCTGATCAAGACCGCGGTGGCGCCCTTGGTGTTTCTCTGCGTCGTCGTCGGCGTCGTGTCGGCCGGCGACTTCAAGCGGATCGGCAAGGTCGGCCTGGTCGCGATGCTCTATTTCGAGATCGTGTCGTCGATCGCGCTCGGCTTCGGCCTCGTTGCCGGCAACCTGCTCGGCATCGGCCAGGGCATGTCGGCGACCACAGCGGCATCCGGCGTCAAGCCGCCTTCGGCCGCAGGCGCGCCGCATTCGACGCTGGAGTTCATCCTCAACATCTTTCCCGACAACTTCATCGGCGCCTTCGCAAGGGGCGAGCTGCTGCAGGTTCTCGTGATCGCCCTGATCTTCGGCGCGGCGCTGCTGCATCTGAAGGAGAGCAAGCGGCTTCCGATCGAGCGCGGGCTCAACGCCATCTCGGACGCCTTCTTCGAGTTCATCCACCTGATCATGTGGGTTGCGCCGATCGGCACCTTCGGTGCGGTCGCCTTTGCGGTCGGCTCGAGCGGGACCGCGGTGCTGCTGTCGCTGATCTATCTCGTGCTCAGCTTCTACGCGGTCGTCATCGCCTTCATCGTCGTGGTGCTCGGCGGCATCTGCGCGATGTTCCGCATCAACCTCTTTAGCTTCCTCGCCTTCATCAAGGACGAGATCTTCATCGTGCTCGGCACCGCGTCGTCCGAGAGCGTGCTGCCGCGGTTGCTGGAGAAGCTGCCGACCTATGGCTGCTCGAAGCAGAGCGTCGGGCTGGTGCTGCCGACCGGCTATGCCTTCAATCTCGACGGCACGTCGATCTACATGTCGATGGGCATTCTGTTCCTGGCCCATGCCTACAACGTGCCGCTCGACTTCAGCCAGCAGCTCGGCATTCTCGCCATCATGCTGCTCACCTCGAAGGGCGCTGCAACCGTCTCCGGCGGCAGCTTCGTGGTGTTCGCGGCGACCGTGGCTGCCACCGGCGTCCTGCCGCTCGAAGGTCTGGCCGTGCTGTTCGGTGTCTACCGTTTCATGTCGATCGCGATCGCGACCACCAACGTGATCGGCAACAGCATCGCCACGATCGTGACTGCGAAGATCTGCGGCGAGTTCGATGAGTCCGTGCTGGCGCGGACCGTACGCGAGGAGATGGCCTGA
- a CDS encoding RbsD/FucU family protein yields the protein MLKNLDPLLNADVLYALSAMGHGDRLVICDTNFPADAIARQTVFGELLRIDNVSAARAVQAVLSVLPLDSFIDDAAVRMEVVGKPEEVTPVQQEVQAVIDRAEGKSWPLVGVERYAFYEMARSAYCVIATGERRFYGCFIFSKGVIAPDDAQ from the coding sequence ATGCTCAAGAACCTCGATCCGTTGCTCAATGCCGACGTGCTCTATGCGCTCAGTGCGATGGGGCATGGCGACCGGCTGGTGATCTGCGACACCAATTTTCCGGCGGACGCGATCGCGCGGCAGACCGTGTTCGGCGAGCTCTTGCGCATCGACAATGTGAGCGCGGCGCGCGCCGTCCAGGCGGTGCTGTCGGTGCTGCCGCTCGACAGCTTCATCGACGATGCCGCTGTCAGGATGGAGGTCGTCGGGAAGCCGGAGGAGGTGACGCCGGTGCAGCAGGAGGTCCAGGCGGTGATCGACCGCGCCGAAGGCAAGTCGTGGCCGCTGGTCGGCGTCGAGCGCTACGCGTTCTATGAGATGGCGAGGAGCGCCTATTGCGTGATCGCGACCGGCGAGCGCCGCTTCTACGGCTGTTTTATCTTCAGCAAGGGCGTCATCGCGCCGGATGACGCGCAGTAA
- a CDS encoding OsmC family protein, translating to MLEYRVSARRIDAHESVADCKDATVVLDTDIKGRRDAFNPAELLLAAVAACMIKGIERVTPMLKFDLRGVDVRLIGVRQDSPPMMASIDYELIVDTDEDDRRLELLHQNVRKYGTISNTVAAATKLQGVIRRRT from the coding sequence ATGTTGGAATATCGCGTCAGCGCCCGACGGATCGACGCGCATGAAAGCGTCGCAGACTGCAAGGATGCGACCGTGGTGCTCGATACCGATATCAAGGGACGGCGGGATGCGTTCAATCCGGCCGAGCTTCTTCTCGCGGCGGTTGCCGCCTGCATGATCAAGGGAATCGAGCGCGTGACGCCGATGCTCAAGTTCGATCTTCGCGGTGTCGACGTGCGGTTGATCGGCGTCCGTCAGGACAGCCCGCCGATGATGGCGTCGATCGACTACGAGCTGATCGTCGACACCGATGAAGATGACCGCCGGCTGGAGCTGCTTCATCAGAATGTCAGGAAGTATGGGACGATCTCCAACACCGTGGCGGCCGCGACGAAGCTCCAGGGCGTGATCAGGAGAAGGACATGA
- a CDS encoding sigma-70 family RNA polymerase sigma factor → MALAEQLRPELHRYCARLMGSVIDGEDVVQDTLTKALVAVDEMRDLAMLRAWLFRVAHNRALDLLRGRAIRAAEPIEAADDVADAAAPDAVEVMMRDEAIRTAVSRFTELPIPQRSVLILKDVLDEPLADIAALLGLTVDSVKAHLARARARLSEINAVADAQPAARPVSDAVARYVSLFNQRDWDGLRALLAHDVKLHQSAHPVRVGSADVGMFFSIYAGIDGLWLAPAWLEGREVIAVFERQGDPKPSYIMWLSWRDGKISFIRDYRYVRYVIADAELALVPPV, encoded by the coding sequence ATGGCTCTCGCAGAGCAGCTACGGCCCGAGCTTCATCGCTATTGCGCGCGCCTGATGGGCTCGGTGATCGACGGCGAGGACGTCGTGCAGGACACCCTGACGAAGGCGCTCGTCGCCGTGGACGAGATGCGGGACCTCGCGATGCTGCGCGCCTGGCTGTTCCGGGTCGCGCATAACCGGGCGCTGGACCTGCTGCGCGGCCGTGCGATCCGTGCGGCCGAACCGATCGAGGCGGCTGACGACGTCGCCGACGCCGCCGCACCGGATGCCGTGGAGGTGATGATGCGCGACGAGGCGATCAGGACGGCGGTGTCGCGCTTCACGGAGCTTCCGATCCCTCAGCGCAGCGTTCTCATCCTGAAGGACGTGCTCGATGAGCCGCTCGCCGACATCGCGGCTCTGCTCGGCCTGACGGTGGACTCGGTGAAGGCACATCTCGCCCGCGCTCGGGCGCGGCTCTCCGAGATCAACGCCGTTGCCGATGCGCAGCCGGCGGCGAGACCCGTGTCCGATGCGGTGGCGCGCTATGTGAGCCTGTTCAACCAGCGTGATTGGGACGGGCTGCGCGCGCTGCTGGCGCATGACGTCAAACTGCACCAGTCCGCCCATCCCGTCCGCGTCGGCTCGGCCGATGTCGGGATGTTCTTCAGCATCTACGCCGGCATTGACGGCCTCTGGCTGGCGCCTGCCTGGCTCGAGGGCCGGGAAGTCATCGCCGTGTTTGAACGCCAGGGCGATCCGAAGCCCAGCTACATCATGTGGCTCAGCTGGCGCGACGGCAAGATCAGCTTCATCCGCGACTACCGCTACGTCCGCTATGTCATCGCCGACGCAGAGCTGGCGCTCGTCCCGCCGGTCTGA